The following are encoded in a window of Dioscorea cayenensis subsp. rotundata cultivar TDr96_F1 chromosome 16, TDr96_F1_v2_PseudoChromosome.rev07_lg8_w22 25.fasta, whole genome shotgun sequence genomic DNA:
- the LOC120278766 gene encoding uncharacterized protein LOC120278766, with amino-acid sequence MEVELEPRVKPLGFKIKAMSRESPAQKAAHVLDPDLRSHWSTGTNTKEWILLELDEPCLLSQIRIYNKSVLEWEITAGLRYKPESFIKVRPRCESPRREVMYPMNYTPCRYVRISCLRGNPIAIFFIQLIGVSVAGLEPEFQPVVNYLLPHIISHKHETHDMHLQLLQDITNRLLVFLPQLETDLTNFTDTAESSIRYLAMLVGPFYPILRIVNEREAAKTLVNSSDSDIFRNNQISTLMVSSNFEAQPRRSRSPSHFTQTASSSIAFRPDAVIMLLRKAYKDFHLGIVCRLASRALQKLVEPGTSLEEYPATDLATSGVSDELAKVDSLGHLPLMDYSSLFGEEFKILDDRYDTSYLNVLDIASVEEGILHVLYACASQPDLCCKLADTNFDLWSTLPLVQALLPALRPPISSPPDQVDDSLWQWKHPFVQQALTQIVAMASSSAYRPLLHACAGYLSSFMSSHAKTACVLIDLCCGPLSPWISTVTAKVDLAVELLEDLLGIIQGARQSTSRARAALKYTILALSGHMDDVLAKYKEFKHKLLFLLEMLEPFLDPAITAMNNTIAFGDVSGVFLEKQERTCVIALNIIRTALLRPAVLPSLESEWRRGSVAPSILLTVLGPHIQLPPEIDLCKCSASKIVDQETSLLPSNSSQHSYGDPSKSCSLDEFDRKNEVSEATTKIDVYEDANYLFAPRELKSMALTSVGNYFIGNCPDKTSAELIHDTAEKVSGDQLQNALTLDNGFYVKYFNLQADYLQVVNYQDCEARASEYQHLAMDLSAQYDINPESHDAVIDALLLAAECYVNPFFMMSFRPASKSINQMKNIKYKMNQNDDVVELKKVFERYNNGLEQVAHLESKRDKTVLHILLQAARLDEEYERNMSKGELHTYDYKGNEQCIDISPFDIQSLDAVTLVRQNQYLLCQFVMKQLRRERCSHEVLLQSLLFLLHSATELSCPPEDVVDIILCSAENLNMLITSLYDQLKEGKTHLDTEKLRGTQRHWVLLQRLVTASSGSVEGTDFISHTRNGFQYRSLVPPSSWIQKISKFSDCPFALARFLGWMAVSRHAQQYLKDRLFLVSDLSQLSSLLSIFADDLALVGNVKDQKLEILSAEQSNTKQYLQVGKELGPSDHSDSEDSFHILYPDLHKFFPKMKNQFHLFGESILGAVGMQLKCFPSNALPDVLCWFSDLCLSLYPEPKKDSLPILNQADCLKGHVSMNVKAILLYILESIVGEHMEAMLPEMPRVAQILISICRSSYCDVPFLDSVLCLLRPLISYFLRKVTFDEKLLTDVVSGSDFDLENFKELFEFLRLKEENQDSLRGKEIQGSLMIFTLGSLFCDLSFRRKSEVLQSLLSWVDFSTSEPTSSFYNYLHAFQKVTDSCNVLLAQSIESFGISILVEKQLSSEIDTTLNVGGNSTGPSGFQRNAGQSSLSKSDRKGSNGGKTGFFDQGVHCLSPDEMYKLFGHLELLISKLIPSVEICWSLHCKLAMKLTFALAKCFMYSTCLASIIQATKKDSDGDGGEICLSESRDLLSRHWVVALEGLSKFIVAIQQNRNWQAASAMIEYLLRLPQDFSLDCVIGNVCSVIKSFCCHAPRFSWRLQSDKWLLSLFTRGIGNIDGNEGSVVNLFHAMLGHSEPEQRAVALQHLGRIIGLSTNDEMARVFYRLRQSLVGADSDISIPESFLSILVSTTWDLVATLALTDSSLLLRRHAMALLSGYIPFAKRGQLQSFLIASNTIIRGIGRFSHSMEEVHLTRLSLCLLASVCLYSPAEDIALIPESVWENLESMGMSRSGELDLMEKNLCSALCKIRNEPVDAKEVLKGALSSSSTAKQIDPNFEGTRQTILQVLSSLTSVQSYFDFFSKKIEQDVQELEEAEIEMELLQKEKAMEEVSASSKLETAESHEITYDLEDNNRLQKIKDEIQSLEKAKIREEIVGRRQKKLLMRRARQKFLEEAALKEMKLLQDLDRERASELEHEIERERSLELERAKTRELQYNLDMERERQTQRELQREIEQVESGIRPSRRDFSSNTTRPRERYRESGRPGQEGSLRASSRGHEGGSSAQAATSGPNMTSQAPTVVLAGARSFSGQLPTILQPRDRAEERSGGYDDNLEGSRDSGDTGSVGDPELSSAFDGFGSASRHGSRGGKSRQVTDRRDRDGRGKWERKHN; translated from the exons ATGGAGGTGGAGCTAGAGCCGCGAGTGAAGCCGCTGGGTTTCAAGATCAAAGCCATGTCTCGTGAGTCCCCCGCCCAGAAGGCGGCGCACGTCCTCGACCCCGACCTCCGCTCCCACTGGTCTACTGGCACCAACACCAAGGAGTGGATCTTGCTTGAGCTAGAC gagCCTTGCCTACTTTCCCAAATCAGGATCTATAATAAATCTGTTCTTGAGTGGGAAATTACTGCTGGATTGCGTTATAAG cCAGAATCATTTATAAAGGTCCGGCCACGCTGTGAATCCCCTAGACGTGAAGTGATGTATCCGATGAACTATACGCCTTGCCGATATGTGCGTATATCTTGTTTACGAGGGAATCCAATTGCTATATTTTTTATACAG CTGATTGGAGTTTCTGTGGCTGGATTGGAGCCTGAGTTTCAACCTGTGGTTAATTACTTGTTACCTCATATTATATCACACAAACATGAAACTCATGATATGCATCTTCAG TTGCTTCAAGACATAACAAACAGGCTGCTTGTTTTTCTGCCTCAATTGGAG ACAGACCTCACCAATTTCACAGACACAGCTGAGTCTAGTATACGCTATCTTGCAATGCTTGTGGGACCGTTTTATCCAATTCTACGAATTGTGAATGAAAG GGAAGCTGCAAAAACACTGGTAAATTCGTCAGATTCAGATATTTTTAGAAACAATCAAATATCTACTCTAATGGTGTCATCAAATTTTgag GCACAACCAAGGAGATCACGAAGTCCATCACATTTTACTCAAACTGCTTCTAGCTCTATTGCCTTTCGCCCTGATGCAGTTATTATGCTGTTAAGAAAAGCTTATAAAGACTTCCATCTTGGAATTGTCTGTCGATTA GCATCAAGGGCTCTTCAAAAACTTGTAGAGCCTGGTACATCCCTTGAAGAATATCCAGCTACTGATTTGGCTACATCTGGAGTTTCAGATGAACTCGCCAAGGTTGATTCTCTTGGTCATCTGCCTCTTATGGATTATTCAAGCTTGTTTGGAGAAGAATTTAAAATTCTTGATGATCGATATGATACTTCTTATTTGAATGTGTTGGATATTGCTTCTGTTGAGGAAGGCATTCTCCATGTTCTTTATGCTTGTGCATCTCAG CCTGATCTCTGCTGCAAGTTGGCTGATACTAATTTTGATTTGTGGTCTACATTGCCACTTGTGCAAGCACTGCTTCCAg CACTTCGTCCTCCTATTAGCAGTCCACCAGATCAAGTTGATGACAGTTTATGGCAATGGAAACACCCCTTTGTTCAACAGGCTCTCACTCAG ATAGTTGCAATGGCATCTTCATCAGCATATCGCCCTCTTCTTCATGCTTGTGCAGGCTATTTGTCATCCTTTATGTCCTCACAT GCAAAGACAGCCTGTGTACTGATTGATTTATGTTGTGGGCCGCTTTCACCGTGGATATCTACAGTGACGGCAAAG GTGGATCTTGCAGTTGAGCTCCTGGAAGATCTCTTGGGCATAATCCAG GGTGCTCGTCAATCTACTTCTCGTGCCCGTGCTGCTTTGAAATATACCATATTGGCACTGTCTGGGCATATGGATGATGTACTTGCTAAATATAAG GAGTTTAAGCATAAGCTGCTATTTCTTCTGGAAATGCTTGAACCTTTTCTTGATCCTGCCATAACTGCCATGAATAATACTATTGCTTTTGGAGATGTCTCTGGCGTATTCCTTGAAAAGCAGGAGAGAACATGTGTGATTGCTTTGAATATTATTCGGACCGCGCTGTTGAGGCCTGCTGTGCTCCCATCTCTTGAATCTGAATGGAGACGTGGATCTGTTGCTCCGAG TATACTTCTTACAGTTTTGGGGCCACACATACAACTTCCTCCTGAAATAGACCTTTGCAAGTGTTCTGCTTCAAAAATTGTAGATCAAGAAACTTCTCTTTTGCCATCCAACTCTTCACAACATTCTTACGGAGACCCTTCAAAGTCTTGTAGCCTTGATGAGTTTGATAGGAAGAATGAAGTATCCGAAGCAACCACAAAGATAGATGTGTATGAAGATGCTAACTATCTGTTCGCTCCCCGTGAACTCAAAAGCATGGCACTGACAAGTGTTGGCAACTATTTCATAGGAAACTGTCCTGATAAAACTAGTGCAGAGTTAATTCATGACACTGCAGAAAAGGTCTCAGGTGATCAACTTCAAAATGCACTGACATTGGATAATGGTTTCTATGTGAAGTACTTCAATTTGCAGGCTGATTATTTGCAAGTTGTGAACTATCAAGATTGTGAAGCTAGGGCTTCTGAATATCAACATTTGGCCATGGATCTGTCTGCACAGTATGACATTAATCCGGAATCTCATGATGCAGTGATTGATGCACTGCTTTTAGCTGCAGAATGTTATGTCAATCCGTTTTTTATGATGTCCTTCAGACCTGCTTCAAAGTCTATCAAtcagatgaaaaatataaagtacaAGATGAATCAGAATGATGATGTGGTTGAGCTAAAGAAGGTCTTTGAGAGATATAATAACGGTTTGGAGCAAGTAGCTCATCTTGAAAGCAAAAGAGACAAAACTGTGCTCCATATACTCCTCCAAGCTGCTAGACTTGATGAAGAGTATGAGAGAAATATGTCTAAAGGGGAGTTGCATACATATGATTACAAAGGTAATGAGCAGTGCATTGATATATCCCCATTTGATATACAATCTTTAGATGCGGTGACCTTAGTTCGGCAGAATCAGTACTTACTATGTCAGTTTGTGATGAAACAATTACGAAGGGAGCGGTGCTCTCATGAAGTTCTGCTGCAAAGTCTACTATTCCTTTTGCATTCTGCAACTGAGCTATCCTGTCCTCCTGAGGATGTAGTTGATATCATTTTATGTTCCGCTGAGAATCTTAACATGCTAATTACTTCTCTCTATGATCAACTCAAAGAAGGAAAAACTCACTTGGACACAGAAAAGTTGCGTGGCACACAACGCCATTGGGTACTCCTTCAAAGGTTGGTAACAGCATCCTCCGGTAGCGTTGAAGGGACAGATTTTATAAGTCATACAAGAAATGGATTCCAATATAGGAGTTTGGTCCCTCCTTCTTCATGGATTCAGAAGATATCCAAGTTCTCAGACTGCCCGTTTGCACTTGCTCGATTTCTTGGATGGATGGCTGTTTCTCGCCATGCTCAGCAGTATTTAAAGGATCGATTGTTTCTTGTCTCTGATCTTTCACAGCTTTCATCACTATTATCTATTTTTGCAGATGACCTTGCATTAGTTGGTAATGTAAAAGATCAGAAGCTAGAGATTTTAAGTGCTGAGCAGTCCAACACGAAACAATATTTACAAGTTGGTAAAGAACTTGGCCCTTCTGACCATTCAGATAGCGAAGATTCCTTTCACATTCTTTACCCTGatcttcataaattttttccCAAGATGAAAAATCAATTTCACTTGTTTGGCGAAAGTATCTTGGGGGCTGTCGGGATGCAGTTGAAATGTTTCCCATCCAATGCTTTACCAGATGTGCTCTGTTGGTTTTCTGATTTATGCCTGTCACTCTACCCAGAACCCAAAAAGGACAGCCTTCCTATTCTAAATCAAGCTGATTGTTTGAAAGGCCATGTTTCTATGAATGTCAAAGCAATTCTCTTGTACATACTGGAATCAATTGTTGGTGAACACATGGAAGCTATGCTTCCTGAAATGCCAAGAGTAGCACAGATATTGATTTCAATTTGTAGATCTTCCTACTGTGATGTGCCTTTCCTTGATTCAGTTTTATGTCTATTGAGACCATTAATATCATATTTCTTGAGGAAAGTGACTTTCGATGAGAAGCTTTTAACTGATGTGGTTTCAGGTTCTGATTTTGATCTAGAGAACttcaaagaactttttgaatttCTAAGGCTCAAGGAAGAAAATCAGGACAGTCTTCGGGGGAAGGAAATTCAAGGATCATTAATGATCTTCACTTTAGGTTCTCTCTTTTGTGATTTGTCCTTCAGAAGGAAGAGTGAAGTATTGCAATCCTTGTTGTCATGGGTTGATTTCAGCACTTCAGAACCTACTTCTTCTTTTTACAACTATCTGCATGCCTTTCAAAAGGTTACGGACAGCTGCAATGTATTACTAGCACAGAGCATAGAGTCGTTTGGCATTTCCATCCTAGTTGAAAAACAATTGTCATCTGAGATTGATACAACTCTAAATGTTGGTGGCAACTCAACCGGCCCATCTGGCTTTCAAAGAAATGCAGGCCAGAGCTCTTTATCCAAGTCTGATAGGAAGGGGTCTAATGGTGGAAAAACTGGTTTCTTTGATCAAGGGGTTCACTGTTTATCTCCGGATGAAATGTACAAGTTGTTTGGACACTTGGAACTACTGATTTCCAAACTTATCCCATCTGTTGAGATATGCTGGAGTCTGCATTGTAAGCTGGCTATGAAACTCACATTTGCATTGGCAAAATGTTTTATGTACTCGACATGCTTGGCTTCTATCATTCAAGCAACAAAGAAGGatagtgatggtgatggtggagaAATTTGCTTGTCTGAATCAAGGGATCTTTTATCTAGACATTGGGTGGTTGCTCTTGAAGGCCTCTCGAAATTCATTGTAGCAATTCAGCAAAATCGGAACTGGCAAGCGGCATCTGCTATGATAGAATATCTTCTTAGGTTGCCTCAAGATTTCTCTCTTGACTGTGTGATTGGCAATGTCTGCTCCGTAATTAAGTCTTTCTGCTGTCATGCACCAAGATTTTCATGGCGATTGCAAAGTGATAAATGGCTGTTGTCACTGTTCACAAGGGGCATTGGTAATATAGATGGGAATGAAGGCTCAGTAGTTAATTTGTTTCATGCCATGTTGGGTCACTCAGAGCCTGAACAGAGAGCTGTGGCATTGCAGCATCTTGGAAGAATTATTGGCCTGAGTACAAAtgatgaaatggctagagtattTTATAGATTACGTCAAAGTTTGGTTGGAGCCGACTCAGATATCTCTATTCCTGAGTCGTTTCTCTCTATTCTGGTTTCAACTACTTGGGATTTGGTTGCAACTTTAGCTTTAACTGATTCTTCATTGTTGTTACGAAGACATGCCATGGCTTTGCTATCAGGCTATATTCCCTTTGCAAAGCGAGGCCAATTGCAATCCTTTCTTATAGCATCTAATACCATTATTCGAGGTATTGGGAGATTTTCTCATTCAATGGAAGAGGTCCATTTGACACGTCTTTCATTATGTCTTCTTGCTAGTGTATGTCTTTACTCTCCCGCTGAGGACATTGCTTTGATACCTGAGAGTGTTTGGGAGAACCTGGAGAGCATGGGGATGTCAAGAAGTG GAGAGCTAGATTTGATGGAGAAAAATCTATGTTCAGCATTGTGTAAAATTAGGAATGAGCCTGTTGATGCTAAAGAG GTACTTAAGGGCGCGCTTTCATCCAGTTCTACTGCAAAGCAGATTGATCCTAATTTTGAGGGCACTCGCCAAACAATCCTACAG GTCCTTTCTTCCCTGACTTCTGTCCAGTCATACTTTGATTTCTTCTCCAAGAAAATTGAGCAAGACGTTCAG GAACTAGAAGAAGCTGAGATCGAAATGGAGCTTCTTCAGAAGGAAAAAGCAATGGAAGAAGTATCTGCCAGTTCAAAACTAGAAACAGCCGAATCTCATGAAATAACCT ATGATCTGGAGGACAATAATCGCCTCCAAAAAATTAAGGATGAAATCCAATCATT AGAGAAAGCCAAGATTAGAGAAGAAATAGTAGGTCGCAGACAAAAGAAACTTCTAATGAGGCGGGCCCGACAAAAATTCTTGGAGGAAGCAGCTTTGAAAGAAATGAAACTTTTGCAAGACCTTGACAG GGAGAGAGCAAGTGAACTAGaacatgagattgagagagagCGGAGTTTGGAGCTTGAACGTGCAAAAACCAGGGAACTGCAGTACAATCTTGACATGGAGAGAGAAAGGCAGACACAG AGAGAACTGCAACGGGAAATTGAGCAGGTTGAGTCTGGAATTCGTCCCTCTCGTAGAGATTTCTCTTCTAATACCACCAG GCCCCGGGAACGTTATCGCGAAAGTGGGAGACCAGGACAAGAAGGAAGCCTTAGAGCAAGTAGTCGAGGCCATGAGGGTGGTAGCAGTGCACAGGCAGCAACTTCAGGCCCAAATATGACTTCTCAAGCACCAACTGTAGTGCTTGCTGGGGCTCGATCATTCTCAGGCCAACTCCCAACCATTCTACAACCAAGAGACCGTGCAGAAGAGCGCAGTGGTGGTTATGATGACAATTTGGAGGGAAGCCGAGACTCAGGTGACACAGGCAGTGTTGGAGACCCAGAATTGTCTTCAGCCTTTGACGGTTTTGGGTCAGCTTCCAGGCATGGATCTCGTGGTGGTAAATCAAGGCAGGTCACAGACCGGAGGGATCGAGATGGAAGAGGGAAGTGGGAGAGGAAACACAATTGA